A single region of the Salipaludibacillus sp. LMS25 genome encodes:
- a CDS encoding N-acetylmuramoyl-L-alanine amidase: MVRIFIDPGHGGSDSGAIGNGLVEKEIVLDIATRLRALLNVYQAVETNMSRDDDRFVSLSERANMANGWNADFFISIHANAGGGEGFESYIWNGDVPEQTITYQQIIHEAILDEIDALDRGMLTANFAVLRETAMSALLTENLFVDNERDAEKLRDDAFLERIARGHAIGIVSALNIDDNGSNGSDNTIATVQATLNERYGLSIAVDNIFGPETKGALLKGFQTELNVQFNRNIQVDGIWGPETRQAVVNVRRGARGNITWILQAMLYGSGVSPGPVDGIFGPLTERAVRTYQHRYKLIVDGIAGRQTFTALFR, from the coding sequence ATGGTAAGGATATTTATTGATCCAGGTCATGGTGGTTCCGACAGTGGAGCAATTGGGAATGGCTTAGTTGAAAAAGAAATTGTTCTAGATATTGCGACAAGGTTAAGAGCATTATTAAACGTCTATCAAGCTGTTGAAACTAATATGAGCCGTGATGATGACAGATTTGTTTCACTATCAGAAAGAGCTAATATGGCAAATGGTTGGAATGCTGACTTTTTTATTTCTATTCACGCAAATGCTGGCGGTGGCGAAGGGTTTGAATCATACATTTGGAATGGGGATGTGCCTGAGCAAACAATAACATATCAACAGATTATTCACGAAGCTATTTTAGATGAGATTGATGCGTTAGACAGAGGGATGTTAACGGCTAACTTTGCCGTGTTGAGAGAAACAGCGATGTCAGCACTCTTAACAGAAAATTTATTTGTCGATAACGAACGTGATGCGGAGAAGTTGCGAGATGACGCTTTCTTAGAACGTATTGCACGGGGACATGCAATAGGTATTGTGAGTGCCCTTAATATAGACGATAATGGATCGAACGGTTCCGATAACACGATCGCTACAGTGCAAGCAACATTGAATGAACGCTATGGTTTATCCATTGCTGTAGATAACATTTTCGGTCCAGAAACAAAAGGGGCACTTTTGAAAGGCTTCCAAACTGAATTGAATGTACAGTTTAATCGAAATATTCAAGTGGATGGCATTTGGGGACCTGAAACACGTCAAGCTGTTGTCAATGTCAGGCGAGGAGCAAGAGGTAATATAACATGGATTTTGCAAGCGATGTTATACGGATCAGGTGTGTCTCCTGGCCCAGTGGATGGTATTTTTGGTCCGCTTACAGAAAGGGCAGTGAGAACGTACCAACATAGGTATAAATTAATTGTTGATGGGATTGCAGGGCGTCAAACCTTTACAGCATTATTTAGATAA
- a CDS encoding anti-repressor SinI family protein yields the protein MDRKLHSTLDREWERLIREARQRGLTPHDVRQFLEEKRQEKHAYGIKQASGDNS from the coding sequence ATGGACAGAAAGCTACACTCTACCTTGGATAGGGAATGGGAGCGATTAATAAGAGAAGCGCGTCAAAGAGGATTAACCCCTCATGACGTACGCCAGTTTCTGGAAGAAAAACGACAAGAGAAACATGCATATGGTATCAAACAAGCGAGTGGTGATAACTCTTAA
- the opp4C gene encoding oligopeptide ABC transporter permease: protein MTPPEGPVEPKLKRKPETMTRIIMKKFIKNKLAVVGAIVLLIIVTMAIFAPLIAPQDPRNVEMDLLNRLAPPSTDFIMGTDDFGRDIFSRVLYGARVSLLVGFLAMLGGAIIGTVMGALAGYFGGRIDNMIMRLVDILISFPNIFLLILLIAFFSPSVSLLIIFLASLGWMSTARLVRGEFLSLREREYVLAAKTLGMKTNRIIFHHILPNALGPIIVASTLSVGNLIIVESVLSFLGLGVQPPTPSWGNMLQSAQNYTIMRDAWWYPVFPGLMIFITVLSINFVGDGLRDAFDPKMKA, encoded by the coding sequence ATGACACCACCGGAAGGTCCAGTAGAACCTAAGTTAAAGAGAAAGCCAGAAACAATGACTCGCATTATTATGAAAAAGTTTATCAAAAATAAATTAGCTGTTGTAGGGGCGATCGTGTTACTGATTATCGTCACGATGGCCATTTTTGCTCCTTTAATTGCACCACAAGACCCTCGTAATGTAGAGATGGACTTGTTGAACAGACTAGCTCCTCCCAGCACCGATTTTATTATGGGGACGGATGACTTCGGCCGAGATATATTTAGTCGTGTGTTGTACGGAGCGCGAGTATCTTTACTAGTTGGGTTTTTAGCCATGCTCGGGGGTGCTATAATTGGCACAGTTATGGGGGCGTTAGCCGGTTATTTCGGTGGGCGGATAGATAATATGATTATGCGCCTCGTTGACATTCTAATTTCATTTCCAAATATCTTTCTTCTTATTTTATTAATAGCTTTTTTCAGTCCAAGTGTTAGTCTGTTAATCATATTTTTAGCGTCGTTAGGGTGGATGAGTACAGCCCGACTCGTGCGAGGGGAGTTCTTAAGCTTACGTGAAAGAGAGTATGTATTGGCTGCTAAAACGTTAGGCATGAAAACAAATCGAATCATTTTTCATCATATTTTACCTAATGCCCTTGGACCCATTATTGTCGCCTCCACATTAAGTGTTGGTAACTTAATTATCGTCGAGTCTGTCCTTAGCTTTTTAGGATTAGGGGTACAGCCACCAACACCGAGCTGGGGAAATATGCTGCAATCAGCCCAAAACTATACGATTATGAGAGATGCATGGTGGTACCCTGTATTTCCAGGTTTAATGATCTTCATTACAGTATTGTCGATTAACTTCGTCGGAGATGGACTAAGGGATGCATTCGACCCTAAAATGAAGGCATAA
- a CDS encoding YpjP family protein, with protein sequence MKLRLKKIFAVLVTILTLGFYVPPVDLGHDAEKETDDLLSSANSASSADKESLLVNIDQENAPEETLSDVDFSELETSDNYVQQFTELAKEQTFHKLGPRISHKVEDDILLEVFPPMEEVITSLLDDLDDEEFPYLEIDEQTSSYYGEKIFNIYDNQSKEDVVRFHVRRDLRPKEGYWFNFHYHLREDNFEKHHNLGDIYWDKNTPPKWMT encoded by the coding sequence ATGAAACTGAGACTAAAAAAAATATTTGCTGTTTTAGTGACTATTCTTACATTGGGATTTTATGTCCCGCCAGTTGATCTGGGCCATGATGCTGAGAAGGAAACAGATGACCTTCTTTCTTCCGCAAATAGTGCCAGTTCAGCCGATAAAGAGTCGTTATTAGTGAATATTGATCAGGAGAATGCCCCCGAAGAAACTCTTTCGGATGTGGACTTTTCCGAACTTGAAACGAGTGACAATTACGTTCAGCAATTTACTGAGCTGGCTAAAGAGCAGACGTTTCACAAACTAGGCCCTCGTATTAGTCATAAGGTTGAGGACGACATTTTACTAGAAGTATTTCCGCCTATGGAAGAAGTGATTACGAGTCTATTAGATGATTTGGATGATGAAGAATTTCCTTACTTAGAAATTGATGAGCAAACCTCCTCATATTATGGGGAAAAAATATTTAATATATACGATAATCAGTCAAAAGAAGACGTGGTAAGATTCCATGTCAGAAGAGATCTACGGCCTAAAGAGGGGTATTGGTTTAACTTTCATTACCATTTGAGGGAAGATAATTTTGAAAAGCATCATAATTTAGGCGACATCTATTGGGACAAGAATACACCGCCAAAATGGATGACGTAA
- the cydC gene encoding thiol reductant ABC exporter subunit CydC, whose translation MKETAIMLKFMVSEKKDIFLSVLFGFLAGMGGVLLFANSGYLISRAALLPPIYVLTVTIALLKLFSVTRAISRYAERYYSHRATFTILSNLRVHFYEKIEPLAPRIFHKYRSGDLLSRIVGDVESLQNYFLRVFYPPLIMVVVFLATVALTLFFSVHVAFTLMAGMILTGLIVPLLFASMQKNIENNVREKRGSLSTETTEFLYGFKDLKIHRKLSAQERELNEAAGQYIKEQQHQSDRALMSQSVNQALTMLVSWVVLIVGAYLVSEGTLEGVFLAMLVMISLTVFENVSPMAAFPYHFEDNRRAASRLNLMISEEDREMAGEDETEILAQEETWAILMDRVTFTYPEEEREALKDVSITIPAGSKTAIVGPSGSGKSTLLQLILKIYQAEKGDIYLNGKDIRHVEKESIWKGTNTLLQDHHLFYGTVRDNLQLAKDGLSDTDMVEALKKVGLDAFSLDDGVLEKGGNLSGGERQRFAIARALLKGSKLWLLDEPTSSVDAVTERLIYDNLFSQANEDTVLLVSHRLAGLEKMDQIVVMNEAQVVESGTYDELMEKEGYFYGLKEIENTLFSA comes from the coding sequence ATGAAGGAAACAGCGATTATGCTTAAGTTTATGGTAAGTGAAAAGAAAGATATTTTCCTTTCCGTTCTGTTTGGTTTTCTTGCTGGAATGGGTGGGGTATTACTATTCGCTAACAGTGGATACCTTATTTCGAGAGCAGCCCTGCTACCGCCTATTTATGTCTTAACCGTGACGATCGCCCTGCTTAAGCTGTTCAGCGTTACCCGGGCGATCAGCCGCTATGCAGAGCGCTATTATTCTCATCGAGCGACGTTTACGATATTAAGCAACTTACGCGTTCATTTTTATGAAAAAATTGAACCCCTTGCTCCGAGGATTTTTCATAAGTATCGGAGTGGTGATTTACTGTCTCGTATTGTAGGAGATGTGGAAAGTTTACAAAATTATTTCCTTAGAGTTTTCTATCCGCCGCTTATTATGGTGGTCGTCTTTCTAGCAACGGTGGCATTGACGCTTTTCTTTTCTGTTCATGTGGCGTTTACGTTAATGGCAGGGATGATTTTAACCGGTTTAATCGTGCCGTTACTCTTCGCTTCTATGCAGAAGAACATCGAAAATAATGTGAGAGAAAAACGTGGCAGTTTATCAACTGAGACGACGGAATTTTTATATGGTTTTAAGGATTTAAAAATTCATAGAAAGCTGTCAGCACAGGAACGAGAGCTGAATGAGGCTGCTGGTCAATATATTAAAGAGCAGCAGCACCAAAGTGATCGTGCGTTAATGAGTCAATCTGTGAATCAAGCATTGACGATGCTCGTATCATGGGTAGTTCTCATTGTGGGAGCTTATTTAGTGTCAGAAGGAACATTGGAAGGGGTTTTTCTAGCCATGTTAGTGATGATTTCATTAACTGTATTTGAAAATGTCTCGCCTATGGCGGCGTTCCCTTACCATTTTGAAGATAACCGCCGGGCGGCCAGCAGATTAAACCTTATGATTAGTGAAGAAGATAGGGAGATGGCAGGAGAAGACGAGACAGAAATACTGGCTCAGGAAGAGACGTGGGCCATTTTAATGGATCGTGTGACGTTCACCTATCCTGAAGAAGAGCGGGAAGCTTTGAAGGATGTGTCTATTACCATACCGGCAGGCTCAAAGACCGCTATTGTAGGACCGAGTGGCTCAGGGAAGTCTACCTTATTGCAGCTTATTTTAAAGATTTATCAGGCTGAAAAGGGTGACATTTATCTTAATGGAAAAGACATTAGACACGTTGAAAAAGAAAGTATTTGGAAAGGGACCAATACGTTATTGCAGGATCATCATTTATTTTACGGCACGGTTCGCGATAACTTACAACTTGCTAAGGACGGATTATCAGATACAGATATGGTGGAAGCCTTGAAAAAAGTAGGGCTAGATGCCTTTTCACTCGATGATGGCGTCCTTGAGAAAGGGGGGAACCTGTCTGGAGGTGAAAGGCAGCGTTTTGCCATTGCGAGAGCATTATTAAAAGGGAGTAAACTTTGGTTGCTCGATGAACCGACATCGTCAGTAGATGCTGTGACAGAACGTCTCATTTATGACAATTTATTTTCGCAGGCGAACGAAGATACGGTCTTACTCGTGAGTCACCGTCTGGCAGGTTTAGAGAAGATGGATCAGATTGTCGTCATGAATGAGGCTCAAGTGGTTGAATCAGGAACATATGATGAATTGATGGAAAAGGAAGGTTATTTTTACGGGTTGAAAGAAATTGAGAACACATTATTTTCTGCTTGA
- a CDS encoding holin: METVLVLASLISPLVVAIIELVKKTKLFPKQVFPILSVIIGLLLGGVAYPLTELDVALRLWAGGIAGLAATGLFELGHCQAKLIKKQQSRQRSSK, from the coding sequence ATGGAGACAGTTCTTGTTCTAGCCTCACTTATTTCTCCACTCGTTGTTGCCATTATAGAATTAGTTAAAAAAACAAAGCTTTTTCCAAAACAGGTATTTCCGATTCTTTCAGTTATTATCGGTCTTTTATTAGGAGGAGTCGCTTATCCATTAACAGAGTTAGATGTGGCCTTAAGGTTATGGGCTGGAGGGATAGCTGGACTTGCAGCGACAGGGTTATTTGAATTAGGCCATTGTCAAGCTAAGTTAATAAAGAAACAGCAATCCCGCCAGCGGTCATCAAAGTAG
- a CDS encoding CsbD family protein: MNQEQLKGKWQQLTGETKKKWAKLTNNDLKQVDGSKDKLIGKIQERYGKSKEEAEKEVDNWKTNDQA; this comes from the coding sequence ATGAACCAAGAACAACTTAAAGGAAAATGGCAACAACTCACTGGTGAAACAAAGAAAAAATGGGCAAAGCTCACAAACAATGACTTAAAGCAAGTAGACGGTAGTAAAGATAAACTTATTGGAAAAATTCAGGAACGCTATGGAAAGTCGAAAGAAGAAGCAGAAAAAGAAGTGGACAATTGGAAAACAAACGATCAAGCATAA
- a CDS encoding winged helix-turn-helix domain-containing protein produces MMTASKGTANIVILWIKVHYIDRRFLKGVAEVTRDKLLIIESDDYRRETTSIYLENNGYDVNTLTNGEKVISYTAKESPNLIILEDRLPHHEGICLCKKIRESSDVPIIMVSHLNSPVDKINGLNAGADDYLTIPYNVEELEARIKANLRRSTLANSEDAYLKAGRITVDMKSFQVLLEGKQIALYAKEKQLLIFFITHPNQVFSTEQIYNHIWGVEHHGDLKTVTVHIRNLRKKIEANPAKPDYIQTVRGFGYKFNKR; encoded by the coding sequence ATGATGACGGCTAGCAAGGGTACGGCAAACATAGTTATTCTATGGATAAAAGTTCACTATATAGATCGTAGGTTTTTAAAAGGGGTGGCAGAGGTGACAAGGGACAAACTATTAATCATTGAAAGTGATGATTACAGAAGAGAAACAACATCTATATATTTAGAAAATAACGGCTATGATGTTAACACATTGACAAATGGGGAAAAAGTCATTAGTTATACAGCTAAAGAGAGTCCAAACCTTATTATATTAGAGGATCGGTTACCACATCATGAAGGCATTTGCCTATGCAAGAAAATAAGAGAAAGCTCAGACGTCCCGATTATTATGGTTAGTCATTTAAACTCTCCCGTTGATAAAATAAATGGCTTAAATGCTGGAGCTGACGATTATTTGACAATTCCTTACAATGTAGAGGAGCTGGAAGCACGTATAAAAGCAAATTTGCGAAGAAGCACATTAGCGAATAGCGAAGATGCGTATCTTAAGGCAGGTCGTATAACCGTTGATATGAAAAGCTTTCAGGTTCTTTTAGAAGGGAAACAAATAGCTCTCTACGCTAAGGAAAAGCAACTATTAATATTTTTTATAACACATCCTAATCAAGTTTTCAGTACGGAACAAATTTATAATCACATTTGGGGAGTCGAACACCATGGTGATTTAAAAACAGTGACAGTCCATATTAGGAATTTGAGAAAAAAAATAGAGGCTAACCCTGCTAAACCAGACTATATTCAAACTGTAAGAGGTTTTGGGTACAAATTTAATAAAAGATAA
- a CDS encoding CoA-disulfide reductase: MTKKIVIVGGVAGGATAAARLRRLDERSHIVLVERGEHISFANCGLPYYIGGAIKDRNKLLVQTVEGMSKRFKLDIRNLSEVTRINRDEKTVTIHNLSDDNVYTESYDELILSPGAKPIVPPLEGMADARNIFTLRNIPDMDKIKQWIDEQKPQNAIVIGGGFIGLEMAENLYAQGLAVTIVEKSDQVMASLDPEMAAIVHEHIRTKASLILNNGIKHFSQKGCVITLENGEQLTSDLVILAIGVRPENELAVQAGLETGERGGIIVNEYMQTGDPHIYAIGDAIEVADFNHKTPTMVPLAWPANRQGRLVADAIYGHKRPYNGTLGTAIAKVFDLTVAVTGNNEKVLSSLDVPYQAVHLHPVSHAGYYPGGSPISLKMTFDSNTGVIYGVQGVGRDGVDKRIDVIATAIKGGLTVYDLPDLELAYAPPYSSAKDPVNMLGYVASHIVDGELEVVSAYDIDSIVAEGGFLIDVRHPQEIKLGGIPGAVNIPLDELRDRLDTLPKDKPIYVTCQVGLRGYLATRILNENGFSSINISGGYKTYRFIENNDAHNRVNIDENSNTTIQCNTQQGERSREHETAYNTVIDATGLACPGPIVKLHKAINDLSSEQTVNITVSDPGFANDVTAWCKNTGHELVSLNEYKDERTFSAVIKKK, from the coding sequence ATGACGAAAAAAATCGTGATTGTAGGAGGCGTTGCAGGTGGAGCTACTGCTGCTGCAAGGCTTCGGCGGCTAGATGAACGTTCTCACATCGTATTAGTTGAAAGAGGAGAACATATTTCTTTCGCTAATTGTGGGTTACCTTATTATATTGGCGGGGCCATTAAAGACCGTAATAAATTACTCGTTCAAACAGTGGAAGGGATGTCCAAGCGGTTTAAGCTAGATATTCGTAATTTATCAGAAGTGACACGTATTAACCGGGACGAGAAAACAGTCACCATTCACAATTTGTCAGATGACAACGTGTATACGGAATCTTATGACGAACTCATACTTTCACCTGGAGCTAAGCCGATCGTACCACCTCTCGAGGGAATGGCTGACGCTCGTAATATCTTTACATTACGGAATATTCCGGACATGGATAAGATTAAACAGTGGATAGATGAACAAAAGCCTCAAAATGCCATTGTGATCGGGGGTGGATTTATTGGTTTAGAAATGGCAGAGAACCTTTACGCTCAAGGACTGGCTGTTACGATCGTAGAAAAATCTGATCAAGTCATGGCTTCACTTGATCCCGAAATGGCGGCTATTGTTCACGAACATATTAGAACGAAGGCCTCACTTATTTTAAATAACGGCATTAAACATTTTTCACAAAAAGGGTGCGTAATCACCCTTGAAAACGGTGAGCAGTTAACGAGTGATCTCGTCATTTTAGCCATTGGCGTTCGCCCTGAAAACGAGTTAGCTGTCCAAGCTGGCCTAGAAACTGGTGAGCGGGGAGGGATTATCGTGAATGAGTATATGCAAACTGGCGACCCTCACATATACGCTATTGGTGATGCTATCGAAGTAGCCGATTTCAACCACAAAACACCGACGATGGTGCCACTGGCTTGGCCAGCTAATCGTCAAGGCCGCCTTGTTGCCGATGCTATTTATGGTCATAAAAGACCGTATAACGGTACACTCGGAACTGCTATTGCAAAAGTATTTGATCTCACCGTCGCTGTTACAGGGAATAACGAAAAGGTGCTTTCATCGTTAGATGTCCCATATCAAGCCGTTCACCTTCATCCTGTCTCACATGCTGGTTACTATCCAGGAGGATCGCCGATCTCACTGAAAATGACCTTCGATTCAAACACAGGTGTTATTTATGGGGTCCAAGGTGTTGGAAGAGATGGCGTTGACAAGCGCATCGATGTGATCGCCACGGCTATCAAAGGTGGGTTAACCGTTTATGATTTACCTGACTTAGAATTGGCTTATGCACCACCTTACTCGTCAGCAAAAGATCCTGTAAATATGCTTGGATACGTAGCTTCACATATCGTTGATGGCGAACTAGAGGTGGTCTCCGCCTATGACATTGACTCAATTGTCGCTGAGGGCGGTTTCCTCATTGATGTGAGACATCCACAGGAAATTAAACTAGGCGGTATTCCAGGGGCTGTCAACATTCCGTTAGATGAGCTACGTGATCGTCTAGATACATTGCCAAAAGACAAACCGATCTATGTGACATGTCAAGTAGGTTTACGCGGCTACCTTGCCACGCGCATCTTAAATGAAAATGGCTTCTCTAGCATCAATATAAGTGGCGGCTATAAAACGTATCGCTTTATTGAAAATAACGACGCGCATAATCGAGTCAATATCGATGAAAACAGCAACACAACGATCCAGTGTAACACCCAACAGGGAGAACGTTCACGAGAGCACGAAACTGCTTATAATACTGTCATTGACGCTACTGGACTTGCTTGCCCAGGGCCGATTGTGAAGCTTCATAAAGCTATTAACGACCTATCGTCTGAGCAAACGGTAAACATAACTGTCTCTGATCCTGGCTTTGCAAACGACGTTACCGCGTGGTGCAAAAATACCGGACATGAGTTAGTGTCACTAAATGAGTACAAAGATGAACGAACTTTTTCCGCTGTGATCAAAAAGAAGTAA
- the cydD gene encoding thiol reductant ABC exporter subunit CydD — translation MADLKEMAKSQRRHTLVLMVASLIIGASIIAQAYLIVAIVDHIFLNNRSFQDVLPQFGLLALALIIRALFSYVNGRTGIHMAASVKKQLREMLLKKYSRHPLQVSLKGKAGEKVSVLMDSVDEVDSYFSHYYPIRIQATIIPLMMLIAIFSYNWVSGLILLITAPFIPITMAIVGKNTQQKSEEQMEKLAIFSGRFLDLLQGLATLKFLGRAKEKKEDLRQSSLDYREATMKVLKIAFLSSLMLEFISMLSTALVALEVGLRLVVYQQLSFFTAFFVLILVPEFFASLKELGSAFHTGRGSMAAAKRIKEELEENELPVDWGEYTFSDPATPPTIELQNLNFSYGGERTALDNVSTVIPPLSHVAVIGPSGAGKSTLLNILSGLIHPESGEIVLDNKPMKTFSEEAWFTQLSYISQNPYIFSGTIKDNIALGVSENVSDLEVRIAAEKAGISQMIESLEKGYETAVGEGGRGLSGGEKQRVALARAFLKKPTIILFDEPTVGLDLKTEQILQQSMKELGQKATVITVAHRLHTIKEADSILLLSNGQVRASGTHEQLLNESVDYQNMVMTQQGRRAE, via the coding sequence ATGGCAGATTTAAAAGAAATGGCCAAATCACAGCGTCGGCACACGCTAGTGTTAATGGTAGCATCCCTTATAATCGGCGCCTCAATTATTGCTCAAGCTTATCTAATTGTGGCCATTGTTGACCATATATTCCTTAATAATCGGTCATTCCAAGACGTTTTACCACAATTCGGTTTGTTGGCCCTCGCACTTATTATTAGGGCTCTGTTTAGTTATGTGAATGGACGAACAGGTATTCACATGGCGGCTTCTGTAAAAAAGCAATTAAGGGAAATGTTATTAAAAAAATATTCAAGACATCCATTACAAGTCTCCTTAAAAGGGAAGGCAGGTGAAAAAGTCAGCGTCCTCATGGATTCTGTGGACGAAGTAGATAGTTATTTCAGCCATTATTACCCAATTAGAATTCAAGCGACAATTATCCCGTTAATGATGCTTATCGCTATCTTTTCATACAATTGGGTGTCAGGCCTTATTCTCCTTATTACTGCGCCCTTTATTCCTATTACGATGGCAATAGTAGGGAAAAATACCCAACAAAAATCAGAAGAGCAGATGGAGAAACTCGCCATTTTTTCTGGGCGTTTTCTAGATCTTCTACAAGGGTTAGCCACGTTGAAATTTTTGGGCCGTGCAAAAGAAAAAAAAGAAGATTTGCGTCAAAGTAGTTTAGATTACCGTGAAGCGACAATGAAAGTGCTTAAGATTGCTTTTTTATCGTCATTGATGCTTGAATTCATTTCAATGCTCAGCACGGCTCTTGTAGCGTTAGAAGTTGGTCTTCGGTTAGTGGTGTATCAGCAATTATCATTTTTTACAGCTTTTTTTGTCCTGATTCTCGTTCCTGAGTTTTTTGCCTCTTTAAAAGAGTTGGGTTCAGCATTTCACACTGGACGGGGAAGTATGGCTGCTGCAAAACGCATAAAAGAAGAACTGGAAGAAAACGAATTACCAGTAGACTGGGGGGAGTATACGTTTAGCGATCCCGCAACACCACCGACAATAGAGTTGCAAAATTTAAACTTTTCATACGGTGGAGAACGAACCGCTTTAGATAATGTCAGCACCGTCATTCCCCCTTTGAGCCATGTGGCCGTTATCGGTCCTAGTGGCGCTGGTAAATCCACCCTGTTAAACATTCTGTCTGGCTTGATCCACCCTGAAAGTGGGGAAATCGTATTAGATAATAAACCGATGAAGACGTTTAGTGAAGAGGCCTGGTTTACTCAGTTAAGCTATATTTCTCAAAATCCCTATATTTTCTCTGGTACGATAAAAGATAACATTGCCCTCGGTGTGTCAGAGAATGTCTCCGATTTAGAGGTGAGAATAGCGGCAGAAAAGGCCGGTATTTCTCAGATGATTGAAAGTCTAGAAAAAGGCTATGAGACCGCAGTTGGAGAAGGTGGACGAGGACTGTCTGGTGGGGAAAAACAGCGGGTTGCATTAGCGCGAGCTTTTCTTAAGAAACCTACAATTATTTTATTTGATGAGCCCACCGTAGGCCTAGATTTGAAAACCGAACAAATCTTGCAACAAAGCATGAAAGAGCTCGGACAGAAAGCAACGGTCATTACGGTGGCACATCGGCTTCATACGATAAAAGAAGCCGATTCAATTTTACTGTTGTCGAATGGGCAAGTGAGAGCTTCAGGAACTCATGAACAGCTGTTAAACGAGTCTGTAGACTACCAAAACATGGTGATGACACAGCAAGGGAGGCGAGCGGAATGA